From a single Gimesia fumaroli genomic region:
- a CDS encoding TatD family hydrolase, with translation MQIIQPHYHAIARTAQDYERMAMSGVVAVAEPAFWAGFDRLYPETFLDYFRQISEFEPTRAAEYGIKHYCWVAVNPKEAENPELSREVLKHMPEFYEKPTVLGVGEIGFHKTTKNEEAIFEEQVEQAIKYDQLILIHTPHLQDKVRGTKRTLEVLSHMNVNPERVWIDHVEEHTIREPLEAGYWVGFTLYPVTKCSPKRAVDMLEMYGHERILVNSSADWGPSDPFTLQQCVVQFRARGYSVQDAIEIFHNNPARFLGQNPKFDIKPIQLETIEDEISSNLV, from the coding sequence ATGCAAATCATTCAACCCCATTATCATGCCATTGCAAGAACCGCACAAGATTACGAACGCATGGCGATGTCCGGCGTTGTCGCCGTTGCAGAACCTGCCTTCTGGGCCGGTTTTGACCGCCTGTATCCGGAAACCTTTCTGGATTACTTCCGGCAGATCAGCGAATTTGAACCGACGCGTGCCGCCGAGTATGGCATCAAGCATTACTGCTGGGTCGCCGTGAATCCCAAGGAAGCAGAAAATCCGGAATTGAGCCGCGAAGTGCTCAAGCACATGCCGGAATTTTATGAAAAACCGACTGTACTCGGCGTGGGAGAAATCGGCTTCCATAAGACCACGAAAAACGAAGAAGCGATCTTCGAAGAACAAGTGGAGCAGGCGATCAAGTATGACCAGTTGATTCTGATTCATACGCCGCACCTGCAGGATAAAGTGCGTGGCACAAAACGCACACTGGAAGTGTTATCACACATGAATGTGAATCCTGAGCGAGTCTGGATCGATCACGTCGAAGAACACACCATTCGAGAGCCTTTAGAAGCCGGCTACTGGGTCGGATTTACTCTGTACCCCGTCACCAAGTGTTCTCCCAAACGAGCCGTGGATATGCTCGAAATGTATGGGCATGAGCGAATCCTGGTGAATTCCTCTGCTGACTGGGGGCCCAGCGATCCCTTTACGCTGCAGCAGTGTGTGGTTCAATTCCGAGCCCGAGGATATTCGGTTCAGGATGCGATCGAAATCTTCCATAACAACCCCGCTCGTTTCCTGGGACAGAATCCGAAATTCGATATTAAACCCATTCAACTGGAAACGATTGAAGACGAGATCAGTTCGAATCTGGTTTAG
- the mog gene encoding molybdopterin adenylyltransferase: MSKKDHVKIGIVTVSDRASRGEYEDRGGPAIVDYLSEVLSSEWTPVARVIPDELYTITETLQELTDLEQCCLIVTTGGTGPAKRDITPEATLAVAEKEMPGFGELMRKVSLEKVPTAILSRQTAVIRGGSLIINLPGQPKAIQECLDAVFPAVPYCIDLLEGPYLETNESRLVAFRPKKK, translated from the coding sequence GTGTCTAAAAAAGATCATGTCAAAATTGGAATCGTGACAGTTTCCGACCGCGCCAGTCGAGGTGAATACGAAGACCGGGGTGGCCCTGCGATTGTGGACTATCTGTCCGAAGTTCTCAGCAGCGAGTGGACTCCTGTCGCACGCGTCATTCCCGACGAACTTTATACCATCACCGAAACCCTGCAAGAGCTCACCGATCTGGAACAGTGCTGTTTGATCGTCACAACTGGAGGCACAGGTCCGGCGAAACGAGACATCACGCCGGAAGCAACCTTGGCTGTGGCTGAAAAGGAGATGCCGGGCTTCGGGGAACTAATGCGGAAAGTCTCGCTGGAAAAAGTTCCCACGGCCATTCTCTCCCGTCAAACGGCAGTCATTCGGGGTGGTTCACTGATTATCAATCTGCCAGGCCAACCCAAGGCGATTCAGGAATGTCTAGACGCGGTGTTCCCGGCTGTCCCCTATTGTATCGATCTGCTTGAAGGCCCTTACCTGGAAACTAATGAATCGCGGCTCGTTGCATTTCGTCCGAAAAAGAAATGA
- a CDS encoding proton-conducting transporter transmembrane domain-containing protein, whose amino-acid sequence MNSEAVFHFLGVCVVLSPALLLALFGVTSLIDRPIGERLMARATQTMVMIGLFSSIAILGLMLTLDIRYVPIELGNWVVIPEQHFHFHLKFIFDRLSIPFCILSFILCGTIGAFASRYLHRESGYNRFFVCYAIFLLGMIVSSLAGTIETLFFGWELVGLSSALLVAFFHERLNPVRNGLRIWSIYRISDAAFLIAALMLHHLTGAGDFDGLMGTGSWPDGHATISEQHALLVGLLLLVAAAGKSALVPFSGWLPRAMEGPTPSSAVFYGSLSVHLGAYLLLRVSPILELSLTLRLAVIFLGLISAIFGTLVARVQTDIKSALAFASLTQVGIIVVEIGCGFRYIALIHIIGHACLRTLQLLRAPTLLHDYHTLENAIGSHLSQKPSLWVRVMPRRYRIRLYRFELERGYLDILCNQLIVHPFLSLFRMCDGLERRWTNFLSEGESRKSDQIKPHTESLEEYL is encoded by the coding sequence ATGAATTCTGAAGCAGTATTTCATTTTCTTGGCGTCTGTGTCGTGCTCAGCCCTGCTTTACTCTTAGCGCTGTTCGGCGTAACTTCGCTGATTGATCGGCCAATTGGGGAACGCCTGATGGCGCGTGCCACTCAAACGATGGTGATGATCGGACTGTTTTCTTCGATTGCCATTCTGGGACTGATGCTTACACTCGATATCCGGTATGTTCCAATCGAACTCGGAAACTGGGTAGTCATCCCCGAACAACACTTTCATTTCCACCTGAAGTTTATTTTTGATCGATTGTCAATTCCTTTTTGTATTCTATCATTTATTCTCTGCGGAACGATCGGTGCTTTTGCCAGTCGCTATTTGCATCGTGAATCAGGTTATAATCGCTTCTTTGTCTGCTACGCTATTTTTCTGTTGGGTATGATTGTTTCATCACTGGCCGGTACAATCGAAACACTTTTTTTCGGCTGGGAACTCGTCGGTTTGTCTTCGGCGTTACTGGTCGCTTTTTTTCACGAGCGACTCAATCCTGTTCGCAATGGTCTGCGGATCTGGTCGATTTACCGCATTTCAGATGCTGCATTTCTGATCGCGGCGTTGATGTTACATCATTTGACCGGGGCAGGTGATTTTGATGGACTGATGGGAACGGGCTCATGGCCGGATGGGCACGCTACGATTTCCGAACAACATGCCCTGTTAGTCGGGTTATTATTACTCGTTGCCGCAGCCGGAAAATCAGCATTGGTACCATTTTCCGGCTGGCTTCCCCGCGCGATGGAAGGACCGACCCCATCCAGTGCCGTGTTTTATGGCTCACTTTCCGTCCATCTTGGAGCCTATTTACTATTGCGTGTCAGTCCGATTCTTGAACTTTCGCTGACACTGCGACTGGCGGTTATTTTTCTGGGTTTGATCTCAGCGATTTTTGGAACCCTTGTAGCCCGCGTTCAAACGGATATTAAAAGTGCGCTGGCGTTTGCCTCTCTGACTCAAGTCGGCATTATCGTAGTCGAGATTGGCTGTGGATTTCGATACATTGCGCTGATTCATATCATCGGTCATGCGTGCCTTCGAACGTTGCAACTTCTCCGAGCTCCCACATTATTGCATGATTATCATACACTGGAAAATGCCATTGGATCACACCTGTCGCAAAAGCCCTCTTTATGGGTTCGCGTGATGCCCAGGCGTTATCGGATTCGGCTTTATCGATTTGAGCTCGAACGCGGCTACCTGGACATACTCTGCAATCAATTAATCGTGCATCCGTTTCTTTCCCTGTTCCGCATGTGTGATGGCCTGGAACGCCGCTGGACCAATTTTCTCTCAGAAGGTGAATCCAGAAAATCGGATCAAATCAAACCGCATACGGAATCTCTGGAGGAATATTTATGA
- a CDS encoding proton-conducting transporter transmembrane domain-containing protein, translating to MISELHLPWMELSILILLFGAIWIRMTHDRDTAYRRCLLICGLVFLTTVCEWIDFESLNTFEARDHFNIFDWVFNNDFFIIDELSAPLLPLAALLYLLTVLSTLKTKGHRFPFSSALLSEAILLATLSCKEPWGIIALLSVATILPYLEIKAHHLSTRVYVLHMGLFIALLVVGGALSHFGEAGDSISLTAGALLTTAALLRSGIIPLHCWMTDLFEKVTFGTALLFVTPMTGAYAMVRLVFPIAPDWALQGIALVSLTTAVYAAGMALVQREARRFFCYLFLSHSSLVLVGLEMATPLGLTGGLCVWISVGISLAGFALTFRSIEARIGRISLVKYHGLYDHTPTLAALFLVTGLASIGFPGTVGFIGTELLIEGAIEVYPLVGTAVVIAAALNSIAILQAYFRVFTGARHTATISLRARTSEHVAILILVALILGGGLYPQPGVTSRQHAAMELIRLRGAVLNDSTHPSDPNIGVTDLTETSQPLMKLHEDQ from the coding sequence ATGATATCTGAACTCCATCTGCCCTGGATGGAATTATCCATCCTGATTCTGCTGTTTGGCGCAATTTGGATCAGAATGACACATGACCGTGACACTGCCTATCGGCGTTGCCTCCTGATCTGCGGACTCGTATTCCTCACTACAGTCTGTGAATGGATTGACTTTGAAAGCTTAAATACATTTGAAGCTCGAGATCACTTTAATATTTTTGACTGGGTCTTCAATAATGATTTCTTCATTATAGACGAACTGAGCGCTCCCTTACTTCCTCTGGCGGCATTGCTTTACCTGCTTACAGTTCTTTCAACACTGAAAACCAAAGGGCACCGCTTTCCTTTCAGCAGCGCGCTGCTATCCGAAGCCATCCTGTTGGCTACTTTGAGTTGTAAGGAGCCGTGGGGGATCATCGCATTACTTTCTGTCGCAACCATACTACCATATCTTGAAATAAAGGCCCATCATCTCTCAACTCGCGTCTATGTATTGCACATGGGACTGTTTATTGCTCTGCTGGTTGTCGGAGGAGCACTTTCCCATTTCGGTGAAGCCGGTGATTCAATTTCACTGACTGCCGGAGCCCTTTTAACCACTGCCGCCCTGCTGCGCAGCGGCATCATTCCGCTACACTGCTGGATGACAGATCTGTTTGAAAAAGTGACCTTCGGAACAGCCTTACTGTTTGTAACTCCGATGACGGGTGCCTACGCTATGGTCAGACTGGTTTTCCCCATAGCCCCCGACTGGGCACTACAGGGAATCGCTCTCGTTTCTTTGACAACAGCCGTCTATGCGGCCGGTATGGCACTCGTACAACGGGAAGCCCGTCGATTCTTCTGTTATCTGTTTTTAAGCCATTCTTCTCTTGTGCTGGTCGGATTAGAAATGGCGACTCCCCTCGGGTTGACAGGAGGATTATGTGTCTGGATTTCAGTCGGAATTTCTCTGGCCGGATTCGCTTTGACGTTCCGTTCTATCGAAGCGAGAATTGGACGAATTTCTCTGGTGAAATACCACGGACTCTACGATCACACCCCCACACTGGCGGCATTGTTCCTGGTGACAGGACTCGCATCAATCGGTTTTCCCGGAACGGTCGGATTTATCGGAACCGAACTGCTTATAGAGGGGGCAATTGAAGTCTATCCACTGGTCGGAACAGCCGTTGTGATTGCCGCCGCGTTGAATAGTATTGCTATTTTACAGGCCTACTTTCGGGTCTTTACCGGAGCACGGCATACCGCAACGATTTCGCTCCGTGCACGCACGTCAGAACATGTAGCAATTCTGATTCTGGTAGCCCTCATTCTGGGAGGAGGACTCTACCCACAACCCGGTGTGACATCCAGGCAACATGCCGCCATGGAACTGATTCGGCTGCGTGGCGCTGTACTCAATGACTCAACTCATCCTTCCGATCCCAATATTGGTGTAACAGATCTTACAGAAACTTCCCAACCATTGATGAAATTACACGAAGATCAATGA